Part of the Mangifera indica cultivar Alphonso chromosome 4, CATAS_Mindica_2.1, whole genome shotgun sequence genome, gtaatttcctttttcataagataatttgaattgaattgatttgatgGGTTTGGATGATAAGTGAACGTGGTTCGCCGTTAAGCTTGACGAGTTTTCTTTAgatgaaattgaatttaattcaatttaaaaagagTCTAACTCGAATTAAATTATAGTATCAAATAGAGTTTTAACtgttataattaaattgaaatcagccgtaataaattcttttaatcTAACAAACTTAGTGGGTCAAACACATTCAACCTCGAGTTCACCATGCAAAACACTTagttttatgtgattttgattTGCTTTTATCTCtggctttttttaatttttattttggttttagtTTAGCAGCAACTTGGGTATTATCTGGTTCACAAtctttttttacattttttattttcaattcaaaatttaaaatttaagaaataaaaataactaatatatttttttataattaattttaaattgtgatttatgcatatttaataaataaaaatatatttatagttataaCTCAGCACttgaaaaacatattaagtttatcaattatatttgttttgactAGAAACAATTATCATACCCTTCCAAATACAATGATAAACGCCTCTTCCTAGGCTAAGCGTAGAATCATCTTGTGTTAGCTTGCTGGGAAAGACGAAGCCCGGATCAAATCCACAAGGGTTTCACTGTAACCAGCATAAGAAGAATATACAAACACAAAACTAACAAAGATTAGGATTGAGAGAGGGAGTCAAAGATAATTTTTGATTGAGCCTGGTAGGTTTAGCTGAAAGGTTGAGAATAAAAACTTCTTAAAACTACATACATAATAATCcgattctctctctctctcttttttttttttaggttgttTGCTTCAGTGCCGTAAGATCAATCTTTTTGTGCTTTGTGAACGTGCTTAAGTGAGATTTACTGTCATGTTTGCTAAGTCTGAGAGTTTCtgagatttatttgttttgtttatttttttaacttgcgTATAAGGTATTTTGATGCGACTTGTATGATTTTTAACAAGTGGGTATTAACGATTTATGTGGTTTGATGGATATTTTAAGTTGGATACTTAGCATTTCCTATGATTCTCATCAGATTGTGTTGGCAGGTGGtagatattttattgaaatcgTTATTGTGTTAGCATCTGGCAGCTTTTTTATACTTTGTTTTGATCTGTATATCTATCGAtctgtgtgtgtatgtatacgCTGCGCTGTAATTCTCCTCTTTTGGTAGGAGTTGGATCTACAATGTTCTTTTGTTCTTTAAAtgattaagtatttaatttcgtgttttaaataatattttttttatattggcCAGGGTATTCTAATTTCATATCTTCAATTTGAGGTTATTTGTActtaaaaatttgtttgttcGATTGTTGATGGATCTTTGTCTCATAATCTTTTTGATCTGAAGTATGAGGATAATTTTTATAGCTCTTCATATTGGGGCTTAGCTTTTTAGAGGAGAAATAGGAATAACGTTCTTTATTATGATGGTCAGCTTGAATGGATCCACTGGCTGAAGAGCAAATAGATTATGAAGATGAGGAGTATGGAGGGGGTCAGAAGATGATGTATCAGGGAGGTGGAGCCATACCTGCACTTGCAGATGAAGAACTGGTGGGCGAAGATGATGAGTTGGATGAGCTTTATAATGATGTTAATGTTGGAGAGGGTTTATTGCAGTTTCAGCAGCATGAAGCACCACCTCCACAGAGTGCCACTGGTGTGGGTAATGGAGGGCTCCAAACTCAGAAAAATGAGGTTCCTGAACCTCGTCTGCAACCTGGGGGTTCACAAGGCACAAACGTACCTGCAGTTTCTGTTGaagtaaaattttctaattctGGGACCCAAATTCTTGCTCAAAACGAGGGGCAGTTGGGTGTTAACAGACCAGCTGCGAGTTATGCAGATGGGGCTCATGTTTCAACGAAAGGAAGTGTTGTGGAGATGAATCATGGTGCCCAGGTCAGAAATATGGGATTTCAAGGGTCTATGTCTGTACATCCAAAAGCTGGGGTTGATCCTTCAAGTATACCTGGAAAAGTAGTCAATGAGCCCACACCGTTGCTAAATCCTGGCCCTGGTGGCCCTCAAAGTGTCATGCAATTTCCAGGTAATCAGATGGGTCTACATGCTAATGCCAATCGTACAATAGTGAATGATAATCAGGTCCGGCCAACTATGGAGAATGGTGGGACTATGTTGTTTGTGGGAGAATTACACTGGTGGACAACTGATGCAGAGCTTGAAAGTGTTTTATCTCAGTATGGAAGGGTCAAGGAGATTAAGTTTTTTGATGAGAGAGCTAGTGGGAAATCCAAAGGTTACTGTCAAGTTGAATTCTATGATGCAGGTGCTGCGGCTGCTTGCAAAGAGGGAATGAATGGTTATGTTTTTAATGGACGGGCATGTGTTGTAGCTTTTGCTTCTTCTCAAACGTTGAAGCAAATGGGAGCTTCTTATATGAATAAAAACCAGGGCCAGCCTCAGTCTCAACCTCAGGGAAGGAGACCCATGAATGATGGTGCAGGGAGAGGTGGTAACATGAATTATCAAGGTGGTGATGGAGGTAGGAATTATGGAAGGGGTGGCTGGGGACGAGGTGGGCAGGGTGTACCCAACAGAGGTCCTGGAGGTGGACCAATGAGGGGAAGAGGAGGGGCTATGGGTGCTAAGAATATGGTTGGAAGCAGTGCTGGAGCAGGAAATGCTGGCGGTGGTGGGGTTTATGGACAAGGGCTTGCAGGTCCTGGATTTGGGGGTCCAGCTGGTGGTATGATGCATCCTCAGAATATGATGGGAGGGTTTGATCCGACATATATGGGTCGGGGAGCTGGCTATGGTGGATTTTCAGGCCCTGGTTTTCCTAACATGCTTCCTTCATTTCCTGCTGTTAATGCAATGGCACTTGCTGGAGTTGCTCCTCATGTCAACCCAGCCTTCTTTAGTCGGGGGATGGCGGCTAATGGGATGGGAATGATGGGTTCTTCTGGAATGGAAGGACCTCATTCGGGAATGTGGACTGACGCGAGTATGGGTGGATGGGGAGGGGAGGAGCATGGGCGGAGGACAAGGGAGTCAAGTTATGGTGGAGATGATGGTGCTTCTGATTATGGGTATGGAGAGGCAAATCATGAAAAGGGGGTAAGGTCAAGTGCAGCGTCTCGGGAAAAGGAACGGGTTTCTGAGCGTGACTGGTCAGGGAGCACTGATAGGAGGCATCGTGAAGAGAGAGA contains:
- the LOC123214799 gene encoding cleavage and polyadenylation specificity factor subunit 6-like, with the protein product MDPLAEEQIDYEDEEYGGGQKMMYQGGGAIPALADEELVGEDDELDELYNDVNVGEGLLQFQQHEAPPPQSATGVGNGGLQTQKNEVPEPRLQPGGSQGTNVPAVSVEVKFSNSGTQILAQNEGQLGVNRPAASYADGAHVSTKGSVVEMNHGAQVRNMGFQGSMSVHPKAGVDPSSIPGKVVNEPTPLLNPGPGGPQSVMQFPGNQMGLHANANRTIVNDNQVRPTMENGGTMLFVGELHWWTTDAELESVLSQYGRVKEIKFFDERASGKSKGYCQVEFYDAGAAAACKEGMNGYVFNGRACVVAFASSQTLKQMGASYMNKNQGQPQSQPQGRRPMNDGAGRGGNMNYQGGDGGRNYGRGGWGRGGQGVPNRGPGGGPMRGRGGAMGAKNMVGSSAGAGNAGGGGVYGQGLAGPGFGGPAGGMMHPQNMMGGFDPTYMGRGAGYGGFSGPGFPNMLPSFPAVNAMALAGVAPHVNPAFFSRGMAANGMGMMGSSGMEGPHSGMWTDASMGGWGGEEHGRRTRESSYGGDDGASDYGYGEANHEKGVRSSAASREKERVSERDWSGSTDRRHREEREPEWDRSERDHRYREEKDSYRDHRQRERDSAYEDDWDRGQSSRSRSRSRAMPEEDHRSQSRDADYGKRRRLPSE